One window of the Synechococcus sp. CC9311 genome contains the following:
- a CDS encoding pitrilysin family protein: MNEIASGPGLQHQRLNNGCRTVCAEMPDADLTCLDFWCRGGSTWEGHGEEGLAHFLEHMVFKGSETLQAGEFDRRIEALGGSSNAATGFDDVHFHVLVPSNCAQNALDLLLDLVLNPALREDAYGMERDVVLEEIAQYRDQPDEQVFQTLLSKGFGQHPYGRPILGWEQSLINSTPEGMRQFHNRRYRGPNCCLAISGAVTSSVLEQIHSSRLTELEGSLDPEDEIASSSSSLAFQSGRQTLRFPRLEAARLLMAWPMAAANDQYSVMGADLATTLLAEGRRSRLVQRLREDLQIVESIDMDVTVMEQGSVVMLEACCPEDQIEQVEAVIEEELKRVTVDAIADDELHRAKQLVGNGLRFSLEAPGSVAAIAGSQSLWGRTQTLLSPLSHLQTWTAERLQQSLLTRLQPNQAFTLLALPEDSE; this comes from the coding sequence ATGAATGAGATCGCCTCTGGCCCTGGATTGCAGCATCAGCGCTTGAACAACGGTTGCCGGACCGTGTGTGCGGAGATGCCTGATGCAGACCTGACTTGTCTTGACTTCTGGTGTCGAGGAGGAAGCACCTGGGAAGGCCACGGGGAAGAAGGTCTCGCCCACTTTTTGGAGCACATGGTGTTTAAGGGCAGCGAAACCCTTCAGGCCGGAGAATTTGATCGTCGGATTGAGGCCCTCGGTGGCAGCAGTAATGCGGCAACAGGTTTTGATGATGTGCACTTTCACGTCTTGGTGCCTTCCAACTGCGCTCAGAACGCCCTGGATCTGCTGCTTGACCTTGTGCTCAATCCAGCGTTGAGAGAGGACGCTTACGGCATGGAGAGGGATGTGGTTCTGGAAGAAATTGCCCAGTACCGAGATCAACCCGATGAACAAGTCTTTCAAACCCTTTTGTCTAAAGGGTTTGGACAACACCCTTACGGCCGTCCAATCCTCGGATGGGAACAGAGTTTGATTAATAGCACTCCTGAGGGAATGCGCCAATTTCACAACAGGAGGTATCGCGGTCCCAACTGTTGTTTGGCCATCAGTGGAGCTGTGACATCGAGCGTGTTGGAGCAGATTCACTCCAGCCGTCTCACCGAGCTCGAAGGCAGTCTTGATCCTGAGGATGAAATCGCATCTTCTTCAAGTTCGCTCGCATTTCAAAGTGGCCGGCAAACCCTCCGTTTCCCTCGCCTTGAGGCAGCACGGTTGCTGATGGCATGGCCGATGGCTGCAGCCAACGACCAATACAGCGTGATGGGTGCCGACCTCGCGACCACCCTGCTAGCGGAGGGAAGGCGTAGTCGTTTGGTGCAACGCTTGAGGGAAGACCTGCAAATTGTGGAATCCATTGATATGGACGTCACGGTGATGGAGCAGGGAAGTGTGGTGATGTTGGAGGCATGTTGTCCTGAAGACCAGATTGAGCAGGTTGAAGCTGTGATCGAGGAGGAATTGAAACGGGTCACGGTGGATGCCATCGCTGATGACGAACTCCATCGAGCAAAGCAATTGGTGGGGAATGGCCTTCGATTCAGCTTGGAGGCGCCAGGATCAGTTGCTGCAATTGCTGGATCCCAATCTCTATGGGGGCGAACCCAAACGTTGCTATCTCCGCTCAGTCATCTGCAGACTTGGACGGCTGAGCGCTTGCAACAGTCCCTTCTGACTCGCTTGCAACCGAATCAAGCGTTCACCCTTTTGGCCTTACCTGAGGACTCGGAGTGA
- a CDS encoding Nif11-like leader peptide family natural product precursor, with protein sequence MIAELHQKTLLKEVQPFAFYHCSERRKQALAFLKEVGNDHKLREKVSTANNDDDLVRIAKEAGFCPSTEDIWLYEDRSFRRKAGIRGCYFNGYESD encoded by the coding sequence GTGATCGCTGAACTGCACCAAAAAACCTTGCTGAAAGAAGTTCAACCCTTTGCCTTTTACCACTGCTCCGAGAGACGGAAACAGGCATTAGCTTTCTTGAAGGAAGTTGGAAACGACCACAAATTACGCGAGAAAGTTAGCACTGCAAACAATGACGATGACCTCGTAAGGATTGCCAAGGAAGCAGGATTTTGCCCTTCCACAGAAGATATTTGGCTCTACGAAGACCGAAGTTTTAGAAGAAAAGCTGGAATTCGCGGGTGCTATTTCAACGGCTATGAATCAGACTAA
- a CDS encoding phycocyanobilin:ferredoxin oxidoreductase, with the protein MSESTNGLELHPLVTSLAEQIRTCRTALPDLSPLAVDPALEAISGMLDGETLFIRNELHQCLGLRKLHLEIARLGMGLQILHCVFFPDPRFDLPVFGADIVASKAGISAAIVDLSPVCNALPDAVSEPLSALQLPPFQQVRDLPAWGTIFSPYVKFIRPIDEQEEAWFVDLVGEYLNILRQAILATAPNALDELPTINRHQGQLSYCRQQKRNDKTRRVLEKAFGSAWADRYIEEMLFDDPPALQ; encoded by the coding sequence ATGTCCGAATCCACCAACGGTCTTGAATTGCACCCGCTGGTGACCTCTCTAGCGGAGCAAATTCGCACGTGTCGGACAGCCCTCCCTGACCTCTCTCCTCTGGCTGTAGACCCCGCTTTAGAAGCAATCAGCGGAATGCTTGATGGCGAAACGCTCTTCATTCGCAACGAGCTGCATCAATGCCTTGGTTTACGCAAACTTCATCTTGAGATTGCTCGCCTGGGCATGGGATTGCAGATCCTTCATTGCGTCTTTTTTCCGGATCCCAGGTTCGACCTACCAGTCTTTGGTGCCGATATTGTTGCCAGCAAAGCAGGGATTTCGGCAGCCATTGTTGATCTCTCACCCGTATGCAATGCATTACCTGATGCGGTAAGTGAACCGCTCAGTGCTTTGCAATTGCCTCCATTTCAGCAAGTGAGAGACCTACCTGCATGGGGAACTATTTTTTCCCCTTATGTGAAATTCATTCGTCCCATCGATGAGCAAGAGGAGGCATGGTTTGTTGATCTCGTTGGCGAGTACCTCAACATCCTTCGCCAGGCGATTCTGGCAACCGCTCCCAATGCCCTTGATGAACTCCCTACGATCAATCGTCATCAGGGCCAACTCTCCTATTGCCGGCAACAGAAACGCAACGACAAGACTCGACGTGTCTTAGAGAAAGCCTTCGGGAGCGCTTGGGCCGATCGCTACATCGAAGAGATGCTCTTCGACGATCCTCCAGCTCTTCAATGA
- a CDS encoding HlyD family efflux transporter periplasmic adaptor subunit: MKPPKWVIVGVLGTAVVGAGVWITRRPAPDAPLAAAAPKVRAPEAVAALGQLKPAGEVRRLAAPVSGFGGTPRILALLVNEGDQIRKGQPLAIFDSRPQIEAEIAEVDAQIQSAAIEVELQQREVSRYAAAAKVGAAAMVAYEEKQDELRRFQREGVELIAKRRSLETDLAESELLSPVNGTVLKIHSRVGERPSSDGVMEVGASQSMEALVEVYESDINRISIGQPVTLTSENGGFQGTLEGRVERITPQVRQRQVLSTDPTGDADARIIEVDVVLSPESAQRVTQLSGLKVIARFKSR; this comes from the coding sequence ATGAAGCCACCTAAGTGGGTGATCGTTGGGGTGCTTGGAACTGCTGTAGTCGGTGCCGGTGTCTGGATCACACGCAGGCCAGCGCCGGACGCCCCACTTGCGGCTGCAGCTCCAAAAGTCCGTGCTCCCGAAGCGGTTGCTGCCCTAGGGCAACTCAAACCGGCTGGAGAAGTGCGTCGCTTGGCGGCTCCAGTGAGTGGGTTTGGCGGTACCCCTCGCATTTTGGCCCTGCTGGTTAACGAAGGGGACCAGATTCGCAAGGGCCAACCCTTGGCAATCTTTGACAGCCGACCCCAAATCGAAGCCGAAATCGCTGAAGTTGACGCACAAATTCAATCGGCTGCCATCGAAGTCGAGCTCCAACAGCGGGAGGTGTCCCGCTACGCAGCCGCGGCCAAGGTAGGAGCTGCTGCAATGGTGGCCTATGAGGAAAAGCAGGATGAACTCAGACGCTTCCAACGAGAAGGCGTCGAACTGATCGCAAAGAGACGAAGCCTCGAAACCGACCTTGCTGAAAGCGAGTTGCTTTCTCCCGTCAATGGCACGGTGCTCAAAATTCACAGCCGCGTTGGAGAGCGTCCTAGCAGCGACGGTGTAATGGAGGTGGGAGCCAGCCAAAGCATGGAGGCCCTGGTTGAAGTGTACGAATCGGATATCAATCGAATTTCAATTGGTCAGCCCGTGACCTTGACCAGTGAAAATGGCGGATTCCAAGGGACCCTCGAGGGCCGCGTTGAGCGAATCACTCCGCAGGTACGACAGCGACAGGTTCTTTCAACAGATCCCACCGGTGACGCAGATGCCAGGATCATTGAGGTGGATGTGGTTCTTTCACCAGAGTCGGCTCAGCGAGTGACGCAACTTTCTGGTTTGAAAGTGATTGCTCGCTTCAAAAGCCGATGA
- the devC gene encoding ABC transporter permease DevC produces MIRALWQRRRIPLASLMLIRQPVRLAVALAGISFAGILMFMQLGFRDGLFDASVTVHRLFDADIVLISPRSTSSVSMAGFPRRRLIQAMASPEVEGITPVHWNLLLWRNPETLGTRSILALGFEPSHSLFTDPTLSAKANLLTQKGRVLFDEKSRAEFGPVAKWFREGRTVESEIAGKRVRVAGLIGLGASFGADGNLITSSETFLDLIPNTPSGSIEVGLVRLKPGSDADQVAQHLQSQLPDDVTVLTKQGFIDFEQNYWRTSTSIGFIFTLGAAMGFVVGCVIVYQVLYSDVSDHLPEYATLMAMGYKLNSLLGVVVREGLLLALFGYLPAYAAGQGLYLLVRNATQLPVAMNTVRAVSVFSMILIMCMLSAGLAMRRLVDADPAEIF; encoded by the coding sequence ATGATCCGGGCCTTGTGGCAGCGGCGCAGAATTCCTTTGGCATCGTTGATGCTGATCCGCCAGCCCGTCCGTTTAGCGGTTGCTCTGGCAGGCATCAGCTTTGCCGGAATTCTGATGTTCATGCAGCTGGGCTTTCGCGACGGCTTGTTTGACGCCAGCGTCACCGTGCATCGTCTTTTCGATGCAGACATCGTTTTGATCAGCCCACGCTCCACCAGTTCGGTGAGCATGGCCGGCTTCCCTCGCAGGCGACTCATTCAAGCCATGGCCTCTCCAGAGGTGGAGGGGATTACGCCCGTCCACTGGAATCTTCTGCTTTGGAGAAATCCCGAAACGCTTGGAACACGCTCGATTCTTGCGTTGGGATTTGAACCCAGCCATTCCCTCTTTACCGATCCAACCCTGTCCGCAAAAGCCAATCTGCTCACCCAAAAAGGCAGGGTCTTATTTGATGAAAAATCGCGAGCAGAATTTGGTCCTGTTGCCAAATGGTTTCGTGAGGGACGCACCGTTGAAAGTGAAATTGCAGGCAAAAGAGTTCGCGTAGCGGGTCTAATTGGCCTAGGGGCTTCTTTTGGTGCTGATGGCAACTTAATAACGAGCAGCGAAACATTTTTGGATTTAATTCCAAATACCCCCTCGGGAAGTATCGAAGTGGGCTTAGTTCGCCTCAAACCTGGAAGTGATGCAGACCAGGTAGCGCAACATCTCCAATCTCAGTTACCAGACGATGTCACCGTGCTGACCAAGCAGGGATTCATTGATTTCGAGCAAAATTATTGGCGAACAAGCACGTCAATCGGATTCATTTTTACCCTCGGCGCCGCAATGGGTTTTGTGGTGGGATGCGTGATTGTGTATCAGGTTCTGTATTCAGATGTCAGCGACCATCTTCCTGAATACGCCACCCTGATGGCGATGGGTTACAAGCTCAATAGCTTGCTGGGAGTTGTGGTCAGAGAAGGATTGTTGCTTGCTCTGTTTGGCTACCTACCCGCTTATGCCGCCGGACAGGGCTTGTATTTATTGGTGCGTAATGCCACCCAGTTACCAGTGGCGATGAACACGGTTCGAGCCGTGAGCGTATTCAGCATGATCTTGATCATGTGCATGCTCTCCGCTGGTCTTGCCATGCGCCGACTCGTTGATGCCGATCCTGCGGAGATTTTTTAA
- a CDS encoding DevA family ABC transporter ATP-binding protein — MGKGPLTVDIHALSHWYGKGSTCRQVLQGVDLQISAGEVVLLTGPSGCGKTTLLTLIGALRKVQEGDVEVFGEQLLGAARGQRQRLRRRIGMIFQGHNLLRCLTAEQNVQMGADLLPNLGYRARRDQAREWLRSVGLEDELGKLPHDLSGGQKQRVAIARALAAKPQLLLADEPTAALDSGTGREVVELLKRLAREQSCSVLMVTHDPRILDVADRLVRMEDGRLYQTIS, encoded by the coding sequence ATGGGAAAGGGTCCACTCACAGTTGATATCCATGCTCTGAGCCATTGGTACGGCAAAGGCTCCACCTGTAGGCAGGTGCTTCAAGGTGTGGACTTGCAAATTTCTGCAGGTGAGGTGGTGCTGCTCACCGGTCCTTCCGGCTGCGGCAAAACAACCCTGCTCACCTTGATCGGAGCATTACGAAAGGTTCAAGAGGGTGATGTTGAAGTATTTGGGGAGCAACTACTTGGAGCCGCTCGAGGACAGCGTCAGAGGTTGCGCCGTCGCATTGGCATGATTTTCCAGGGCCACAATCTGTTGCGCTGTCTTACCGCCGAACAAAATGTTCAGATGGGCGCTGATCTTTTGCCCAATCTTGGATACAGAGCTCGTCGCGACCAAGCACGAGAGTGGTTGCGCTCTGTAGGACTTGAAGACGAGTTAGGAAAACTTCCCCATGACCTTTCCGGGGGCCAAAAGCAGAGAGTGGCGATCGCAAGAGCCCTTGCAGCTAAACCTCAGCTCCTGCTCGCCGATGAACCAACAGCGGCTCTCGACAGCGGCACCGGCCGAGAAGTTGTTGAGTTATTGAAGCGCTTAGCGCGAGAACAGTCCTGTTCTGTACTGATGGTGACGCATGATCCGCGCATCCTTGATGTGGCAGATCGTCTTGTTCGAATGGAAGATGGACGTCTTTACCAGACGATTAGTTAA
- a CDS encoding glycosyltransferase family 2 protein has protein sequence MFISVVIPTYNRRSILEKCLQALEHQDPSGEIENYEVVVVDDGSSDGTPDWLRQEEARFPHVRLVEQQHGGPAEGRNRGVDHAKGDVIVFIDSDLVVTSSFLASHARALSRRWNQQGNRLCFTYGAVINTANFDQPTAERHKLRDLSWAYFATGNVAIDRDVLERSGLFDIGFRLYGWEDLELGERLRQMGVELVKCPEAVGYHWHPAFHLDQIPNLIRVERERARMGLVFYRKHPSLRVRFIIQFTWLHRLLWSLLTIGGLLNEHSLRPLMAWLIQRGQPSLAMELLRLPLNRIGVEALYREARQAGLN, from the coding sequence ATGTTCATCAGCGTCGTCATCCCCACCTACAACCGACGCTCCATTCTTGAGAAGTGTCTGCAGGCACTGGAACACCAAGATCCCAGCGGAGAAATCGAGAACTACGAAGTGGTTGTCGTTGATGACGGCTCCAGTGACGGCACCCCCGATTGGTTGCGTCAAGAGGAAGCTCGATTCCCCCATGTCCGCTTGGTGGAACAACAACATGGCGGACCTGCCGAAGGCCGTAATCGCGGCGTTGATCATGCCAAAGGAGATGTGATCGTCTTTATCGATAGCGATTTAGTCGTCACATCAAGCTTCCTGGCATCCCATGCGCGTGCCCTAAGTCGGCGTTGGAATCAGCAGGGGAATCGTCTCTGTTTCACCTATGGAGCAGTGATCAATACGGCCAACTTTGATCAACCAACAGCAGAACGGCACAAACTGCGTGATTTGTCTTGGGCGTATTTCGCAACGGGAAACGTGGCAATCGATCGGGATGTATTGGAGCGTTCCGGATTATTTGATATTGGTTTCCGCCTGTACGGATGGGAAGACCTGGAGCTCGGAGAGCGGCTCAGGCAAATGGGTGTGGAGCTTGTGAAATGTCCTGAAGCGGTTGGCTATCACTGGCATCCAGCATTTCACCTGGACCAAATCCCCAACCTGATTCGTGTGGAGCGGGAACGCGCCCGGATGGGATTGGTGTTCTATCGAAAACACCCCAGTCTTCGGGTCCGGTTCATCATCCAATTCACGTGGTTACATCGCTTGCTTTGGTCCTTGCTCACGATCGGAGGGCTTCTCAATGAACACAGCCTTCGGCCGCTCATGGCTTGGCTGATTCAAAGGGGGCAACCATCCCTGGCTATGGAGTTATTGCGCCTCCCCCTCAACAGAATTGGTGTTGAAGCGCTGTATCGAGAAGCCCGACAAGCTGGCTTGAACTGA
- a CDS encoding 16S rRNA (uracil(1498)-N(3))-methyltransferase, whose translation MVAELRRLLIEPKRLADRDGNGCLVLRDDERHYLRRVLRLRSGSPVAVVDGRGHLWEGSLQEEGQLLLPNSCETTTPAKTPQLGLAIALVRRGMDDVMRMACELGVDCIQPLQAARSTPQADYKPERWQLILKEAVEQCERLWMPRLLPLASTDDWWTMHGNNDTLAIATTRLEELTALEPWLRRQTLKDNCIWLAIGPEGGWDPLEQAKALSEGWAPISLSEDILRSSTAAIAGVTTLSNWRRTTLTSERTNC comes from the coding sequence ATGGTGGCGGAGCTGCGTCGGCTACTGATCGAGCCCAAGCGATTGGCCGATCGTGATGGCAATGGATGTCTTGTCCTTCGTGATGACGAACGTCATTACCTGCGCCGAGTTTTACGGCTGCGTTCTGGATCGCCTGTGGCAGTTGTGGATGGCCGCGGCCATCTTTGGGAGGGATCGCTTCAGGAGGAAGGACAGCTCCTGCTCCCCAACAGTTGTGAAACCACAACCCCAGCCAAAACACCTCAGCTGGGCCTTGCGATTGCGCTGGTGCGACGAGGCATGGATGACGTCATGCGTATGGCTTGTGAATTAGGCGTGGATTGCATCCAGCCCTTGCAAGCAGCGCGAAGCACACCCCAGGCGGACTACAAACCAGAACGGTGGCAGTTGATCCTCAAGGAAGCGGTCGAGCAATGCGAGCGGCTCTGGATGCCCCGGCTCCTACCGCTGGCATCCACGGATGACTGGTGGACGATGCATGGGAACAACGACACTCTGGCGATTGCCACCACACGCTTAGAAGAGCTGACTGCATTGGAGCCCTGGTTGCGGCGCCAGACCCTAAAGGACAACTGCATCTGGCTTGCTATTGGCCCAGAGGGAGGCTGGGACCCTCTGGAACAAGCCAAGGCTCTGAGCGAAGGATGGGCACCGATCAGTCTCAGTGAGGACATTTTGCGCTCTTCCACAGCAGCAATTGCAGGAGTGACAACACTCAGCAATTGGCGTCGGACGACGCTGACCAGTGAGAGAACCAACTGCTGA
- a CDS encoding TIGR00297 family protein has protein sequence MLRAVQHSSMVLPDQNITMWGIALLLNGVLIAMAQRVPLLTSRGWVHAGILGTILWGCLGWRGWVAVVIYLVLGSLVTRLGFAQKQKQGLAEARGGRRGPANVWGSALTGTVIALVIGAGIGSPTLLLIGFAASFAAKLADTFGSEIGKRWGRTTVLITSLRRVPAGTEGAVSLEGTLASAAGSLLMMLVMAGLSILTSPTAMIVVAIVGLVATLLESLLGALAQERVTWLTNEIVNGLQTAWAAVLAMLIAVPLGLAG, from the coding sequence ATGCTTAGAGCAGTGCAACACAGCTCGATGGTTTTGCCTGACCAGAACATCACGATGTGGGGGATTGCCCTGCTTCTCAATGGCGTGCTGATTGCCATGGCACAGCGCGTTCCCCTGCTGACAAGCAGGGGCTGGGTGCATGCCGGAATCCTTGGAACAATCCTCTGGGGCTGCCTGGGCTGGAGAGGCTGGGTTGCAGTTGTGATCTACCTCGTACTGGGATCACTAGTCACGCGCCTTGGTTTTGCACAAAAGCAAAAGCAAGGGCTTGCAGAGGCGCGAGGTGGCCGTCGAGGTCCAGCAAACGTTTGGGGATCTGCCTTGACTGGCACGGTGATCGCCCTTGTCATTGGAGCAGGTATCGGCTCCCCAACGTTGTTGCTGATTGGATTTGCTGCCAGCTTCGCGGCCAAACTTGCTGACACCTTTGGAAGTGAGATCGGCAAACGCTGGGGACGAACAACCGTTTTGATCACCAGTCTTCGCAGAGTGCCAGCAGGAACGGAGGGTGCCGTGAGCCTGGAAGGCACCCTGGCAAGTGCCGCTGGCAGCCTGCTGATGATGCTGGTGATGGCGGGGCTATCGATCTTGACCTCTCCCACGGCGATGATCGTGGTCGCAATTGTGGGTCTGGTCGCCACCCTGCTGGAAAGCCTGCTGGGAGCTCTGGCTCAGGAGAGGGTGACCTGGCTCACCAATGAGATCGTCAACGGCTTGCAAACCGCCTGGGCCGCCGTCTTAGCGATGCTGATTGCGGTTCCTCTTGGTCTTGCTGGCTAA
- a CDS encoding sigma-70 family RNA polymerase sigma factor, with amino-acid sequence MPSTQSLRRREQRRSLPKSILERNDAVLEHLGLAHHAAIHQAARYPGDPDDLVQEGCLGLINGMANFDPQRGFRISTYVLARVNGQILHFRRDRQHALRIPWRLKDLHSRGVRLQAQRLQQSLDPLDELGLAASLNVSPQRWREALIAHSFGHVDSLDVAPSIQSVDGELRSSLINQIEDPSSVPALVEEPTLRWLKDAMMSLEPQQCCWLLARYVDNISIKDLALRDKVDAGLLRQSIRESLSRLRQAARPLQQCLPLASKTKRNRNQHR; translated from the coding sequence ATGCCTTCCACTCAGAGTCTTCGACGGCGCGAACAGCGCAGATCGTTGCCCAAGTCAATTCTTGAGCGCAATGATGCTGTGCTTGAACATCTTGGCTTAGCGCACCATGCCGCCATCCATCAGGCGGCTCGCTACCCAGGAGATCCAGACGATTTAGTGCAAGAAGGTTGCTTGGGCTTGATCAATGGAATGGCCAACTTTGATCCTCAACGTGGATTTCGTATCAGCACCTATGTGTTGGCCAGAGTTAACGGCCAAATCCTGCATTTCCGTCGCGATCGACAACATGCGCTGAGGATTCCTTGGCGCTTGAAGGACTTGCACAGTCGAGGTGTACGTCTTCAGGCGCAACGGTTGCAACAGAGCCTGGATCCACTGGATGAGCTAGGACTCGCAGCATCCCTCAACGTGAGCCCTCAACGTTGGCGAGAGGCTCTGATCGCCCACTCCTTCGGCCATGTCGATTCGCTTGATGTTGCTCCTTCCATTCAGTCGGTAGACGGAGAGCTGAGAAGCTCTCTGATCAATCAAATCGAGGATCCCTCATCTGTGCCTGCTTTGGTGGAGGAACCAACCCTTCGCTGGTTAAAGGACGCAATGATGAGCCTCGAGCCTCAACAGTGTTGTTGGCTCCTTGCTCGTTATGTCGACAACATTTCAATCAAAGACCTTGCTTTGAGAGACAAGGTTGATGCAGGGCTGTTACGCCAATCAATTCGAGAGTCGCTGAGCCGATTGCGACAGGCAGCACGACCTCTACAGCAGTGCCTCCCATTAGCCAGCAAGACCAAGAGGAACCGCAATCAGCATCGCTAA
- a CDS encoding GDSL-type esterase/lipase family protein gives MTTAPRQLVVIGDSGVYGWGDPEGGGWCERLRRQWMTMPSAPVVYGLGVRGDGLERIAQRWQQEWGCRGELRRQQPDGLLLSVGLNDSARVGRIDGRQQLSAEAFRFGLEQLLAAMTPATQVMVMGLSVVDEAVMPFADCLWYSNEAVAIHEAQLEETCLEADVPFLSLHRAMAAEPDWLTWLEPDGIHLNSTGHHWIHQRLQEWKPLLNWAGLEPHRQFTSLMTY, from the coding sequence ATGACAACAGCGCCCCGGCAGCTTGTCGTGATCGGTGATAGCGGTGTGTATGGATGGGGTGATCCAGAGGGAGGGGGATGGTGTGAACGGTTGAGGCGTCAATGGATGACGATGCCCTCAGCCCCGGTGGTGTATGGGCTTGGTGTGCGTGGGGATGGACTGGAGCGCATCGCTCAGCGATGGCAACAAGAATGGGGTTGCCGCGGTGAGCTCCGGCGCCAGCAGCCCGATGGTTTGCTGCTCTCGGTGGGACTCAATGACAGTGCACGGGTGGGCCGGATTGATGGACGCCAGCAATTGAGTGCTGAAGCATTTCGCTTCGGACTGGAGCAATTGCTAGCAGCGATGACGCCAGCCACCCAAGTCATGGTGATGGGTCTGAGTGTTGTTGATGAAGCGGTCATGCCTTTCGCTGACTGCCTTTGGTACAGCAATGAGGCAGTGGCTATCCATGAAGCGCAATTGGAGGAAACGTGTCTGGAAGCCGATGTTCCGTTTTTAAGCCTGCACCGAGCGATGGCTGCAGAGCCTGATTGGCTGACCTGGTTGGAACCTGACGGCATTCATCTCAACAGCACAGGTCATCATTGGATTCATCAACGACTTCAGGAGTGGAAGCCCCTTCTCAATTGGGCTGGTCTGGAGCCCCATCGTCAGTTCACATCCTTGATGACGTATTGA